TCTCGAATATGGGAAAGGTGACCCCATAGTTGATCTGACAGACAGCACGGATGGCGGACTCGTCTCCCGGCTCCTGATGCAAAAACTGGTTGCAGGGAAAGCCCAGGATAACCAAGCCCGACTCCGAGTACTTATGATAGAGCGTTTCAAGGCCCTTGTACTGAGGTGTAAAGCCGCACTTGCTTGCGGTGTTGACGACCAGCACAACCTTACCGGTGAACTGTTGAAATGAAATGTCCTCGCCCCCCAGAGAACGCGCATGAAACTCGTAGAATTCTGTCATCTACTCCTCCTTTTCTTGATTTATACAGCAGCCGCGAGTTAGGCTCCGGTGCAGGATCTGCAATGGTCGCCCTCTCCGCAGTCTTTCTTGGGGAACATATGCTCGGCTGCATACTCGGTAATATCGGCGAAGAAGTGCAGGTAGATATCCGTTTCTCCCGCCAGGGGGACCCAGTAGCCATCTATTACCCGTCCGAAATTTTCATCATAGGCCACGACCCGTTTTGCGGCCTGCTCCTGCAGCGCCTTGTTTGCCAGACATCCCCTGTGTTCTTCCTTCTTGCCTCTGTCGATGCACCGTGTCCCGGGAATGCATCCCATTGCCTCCGCCGCCTTGTTGCGGTCGAGTATGGTGCGATCCTTATGGATCAGCAGAACGGGGAACGGAAAGTTGTCCCAGAACAGGTGGAAGTTGCGGCACATTTCATCGCTGATTTCGATCTTTTTCATACATGTCTCCTTTTGTTTTTGGTCTTTGTCATCTAACTGCTTTCTGCATCTCGCTTCTCACGTCTAACACCTCACTCCGAAGTCAACAGTGCTGCGCCAGTATCTCTCGGCCGAACGGCGAGATCTCCCGCAGTCGTCTGATGATCGGCGGGAGCTCCCGGATGACCGTGTCGACCTCCTGGTCGATGTTGAAGCGGGAGAGGGAGAAGCGGATCGAGCCGTGGGCACAGGTAAACGGCACCCCCATGGCGCGCAACACATGGGACGGCTCCAGCGACCCGGAGGTGCAGGCGCTCCCGGACGAGGCGCAGATCCCCTTCTCGGAGAGGAGGAGCAGGATCGCCTCCCCTTCCACGAACTCGAAGGCAATGGAGACGGTGTTGGGAAGCCTTTCCGCACCGCCGCCGTTCACCCGGCCGGCCGGGATGAGGCGCATCAGCTCCCGCTCCAGCCGGTCCCGCATCCCTTTTACCCGGGTGTTCTCGTCGTCCATGTGCCGGGCCGCCAGCTCGCACGCCTTGCCGAGCGCGATGATGGAGGCGGTCGCCTCGGTGCCGGCAC
The nucleotide sequence above comes from Geobacter benzoatilyticus. Encoded proteins:
- a CDS encoding glutathione peroxidase produces the protein MTEFYEFHARSLGGEDISFQQFTGKVVLVVNTASKCGFTPQYKGLETLYHKYSESGLVILGFPCNQFLHQEPGDESAIRAVCQINYGVTFPIFEKIDVNGVNAHPLFVWLKTKLPGAFGKDVKWNFTKFLVGRDGTPLQRFAPITSPAKIESHIRQALKM